Genomic window (Oryza sativa Japonica Group chromosome 3, ASM3414082v1):
CATTAACCAGTTGCTCCATTGCACTTTTGTGCAAGTTACATAATAATTAGATAGTAGTTACATAAtagttataatataattacactatatttgaaagtttttttataaaaactgTTGACCACTAATGTAAACAGAGCCAAGCATCAGGTCTGAAAGgcacatgaaaagaaaaaatgaaGATGCGATAATATGTGAAGCACCCAAGTTAAAGCAAGCACATTGTAACGGTCGAAGATACCAATATAGGAACTGCAAAGGCTAGAAGGTCCATTTTCAGCCTCAAAATCCACCGAGCTCTACATGAACAGACATATGAATGATCTGACAACGGACCAAAGCACGTCATTGTTGCCTGTTGGTTGCTACAAATctattccctccgttccaaaaatatAAGCATGTTTAGCATAGTgataagtcaaatatttttaactttgactattaataacaaaaaaaaaatcaatcatgtaaaattggtgttactagatttattattaaataaactattataatatgcaactctttttatttaaaacattttacttttataaatattgctggtcaaagtagcatcttgaATACTGTATCAGgatttaaaaatacttatatttttggacgAGTAGATTGCCGGGTGACTTGTCATGACATCCAAAGAATGAAAATTAGAACCACAAATCCACGGTAGGCAGCAATGAACGACGGCGTCCGCGGCCATTGGCTCGGCGGTGCCGTCCCCAGCAcagtcgccggccgccggcagcTACGTCGTCGGCCGGCCCAACGCTTTCTTACAATCGCCCAGCTTGACCCTTTCCTGGCTAAGAACTAGGTGCTGATGGTTCGCCCCCTGTACGTCCAGCAACCAACAAGCAACAATGAGGTCAGATGAACAACCAACAACCATGACTTGGTGCTGTTACACTTGTAGCATCTGAGATGCCCCTCCTAAAATCTATAGAATCTTATATGTCTATAGATATCCACTACAACATGATCAGCAGTATCTGAACTTTAAGAGGATGGGGCTGACTATTGGTCAGGTGAAAGAATCAGAATTTGCTGAGTATCACTTTCATATTTGTCATTGACCTCATTTTGCTGAATAGAATCATCACCACGAATCCACGATCTGTTCCAACTCTAGCCGAACTGGAAATTAAACAAAATTAGTGGTGCTCCATCAGAAACTATTTTCCTAATTGCACATACCCAACAAAATTGACAAGCAAACAATCTCAAAGACCAGCAAGTAGCAAACTGCCATATGCATGGAGGCTAATTTAACTTCTCAGAAGACAAACTTGGTTGCAAGTGTAGCAAGGGAGCAGAGACTAAACATTTCTCCCAAGAGAAGAAGGTAACCAATATCAAACAAAAGCACACCAAATCAGTACCCCAAAATTCAGTGCGCCAGTACAGttaagaaacaaaagaaaaaagataggGATGTATGTGGTTTGAAATTTTGATGCCTCTAATTAGTTAGCTGCCGGAACAGTGAAGACCTTGGGTATACCAAATCCAATATCACATTGTAGCGCAGAGAAAATATAAAATGGATACAGACTTTGGAAATTAATTCCAGCCACCAAAGTAACAATCATATTGAACAGTCATATTCCAACCTGGCTTCATTTATCAGCTTTATTAATTTACTGCAGAGATTTAACAATTATATTGAGGGGTACGCTCTGGTGCATTCTACTTGCAGTATTCTACTACAAGTAGAATGAATCTCGATCGTTTATTTTAAAGGGTAGATCGAACATTATGAACCAGGGCACAGGGGTGCCATGGCGAGTACAAGACAAGAATGTTAGTGAAGTACTATTAATCAGGACAGCTGAGACAGAGAAGTGCATAGCAGAACAGAATCATGGTGATTATTTGAGAGGAGTAACTGATACTACTTCACAGACAGGAGAGTCAACAGATAACTTCTCAATCCACACAAAGTCGACAGAAAAATATTAATTGAATTGATACTTGAATTAGAAAGAATTGATTAGTTAAAATATTGCATACTTACCGCTGGTTTGCACGTTACTCTCGGTATAAATGAAATCAACATCACAAAATTGTCTCAGAGCCCTCATGTGTGGGAATTTCATTCCGGAAGTTCATCTCCCTCACCTGCATGGCAGCATAAGCAAAGTGTAACACTACGCCACCGCGaaactcgccgccgacgagagagagagatatttaGACGAGATCGGAGTTGGGGACGAAGAGAAACAGAGCTGAGGCAGAGGAGAGACAGAGTTTGGAGAGAGATAGATTCGATTTCTTTTTGCCAGGTTGGCCACAGCCATTCTCTCTCTCGAGTATTTATCTCCTGATTACATGGACCGTTGGCCCAAACGATTTAAGGCACGCAGGCCACATTCTATTTGATAAAGTTTAGCCCAAAACACACACACTATCATTCACAGTTAAACCTCTTTCTCAGTGTCACCATTGCCGGTCATGACAGTGCCGCCCGCAGGAGTTTTAGCTTGTCCCCAAGCTGGAGCATCTGGAAAGCGAGTCTTCACAACATGATAGTCCTCCCAAGTAGCATGATCTGCTGGTAATAAAGACCATTTCAGCAACACCTGGACATGAGCTGCATTGCCGCGCTTCACTAGTCGACGCTCCAAAATCGCCTCAGGAACAACGTCAGCAGCATCAAGAACCACTGGGGATGGCAAAGAAGTATAAACAGGAGTATGATCTGGCACCTGAGCTTTGAGTTGAGAAACATGAAACACCGGATGCACAGTGCTGCTGGCAGGTAGATCCAAACGATAAGCCGCCACTCCAATGCGCTCCAAAACAGTAAAAGGGCCAAAgaacttataagccaacttaggATATGGTCTATTAACTACTGAGGACTGAGCATAAGGCTGTAACTTCAAGAAAACAGCATCACCCACAGCAAAAACACGGTCAGAACGACCTTTATCAGCCTTGTTCTTCATACGCAGCTGGGCTCGAGTTAACTGCTGCTGTAAAAATTCAGACAAGTGCTGCCTTTCAGTCTAAACATCCACCACATCAGGCAGAGTAGCCAATGTCAGATCAGGAACTTGAGAATAATGAGGATCCACCCCAAAAAGAGCCTTATGAGGAGAACAGCCAAGAGATGTATGATAATTTGTATTGCACCAAAATTCTGCCAAATGAATCCAATGGCTCCACTTCTTAGGGTTAGCCTGAGTCATGCATCGTAAATACATTTCCAAACATTGATTGACACGCTCTGTTTGGCTATCTGTTTGCGGGTGATATGCTGTGCTCATCTGTAATTGAGTGTCCCAAGTAGCAAAAAGAGTTGTCCAGAACTTGCTAGTAAAGAGATGATCACGATCAGACACAATAGAACGAGGGATGCCATGAGTTTTAAATACAGTTTTGTCCACCAAATGAGCCACTTGTGATGCAGTGAATGGATGACGCAAAGGAATGAAATTCGCATACTTAGTAAAAcgatccaccaccaccaaaaTTGCATTATAACCATCAGAGCGCGGTAAACCTTCAATAAAATCCATGGAGATGTCCTGCCAGGCCTCTTTTGGAATTGGGAGAGGAGCTAACAGTCCAGGAAGCTGACAGTGTTCATGTTTGGCCTGTTGGCAAACCTGACATTGCTTCACAAAATTTTCAACATCCAACTTGAGACCAGGCCAagcaaataatttcttaatCCGATGATAAGTAGCAGCAATCCCAGAATGGCCACCAAGTGCAGAAGCATGAAAAGCTTGAATCAACTTAGTATGCAGTCCTGCATTGGATCCAATCCAAATCTTATTCTGGAATCTAATAATCCCTTGTGTCAATGAATACCCTTGAGAATTAGGAGAATGCACAGCCAACTCAGCTAGTAGCTGCTGAGCTTGAGGATCCACTGTATAAGAATTGATCACCTCCTGAATCCAGATCGGTTGGACCACAGAAAGAGCACAAAATTGAGAGGAGGAAGGCATTCTAGATAAAGCATCAGCAACAATATTATCAACCCCTCTCTTGTATTGAAAAGAATATTGCAAACCCATCAATTTAGTCATTGCCTTTTGCTGTAATTCAGTCCCCAATATTTGATCATCCAAATGACACAAGCTTTTGTGATCTGTTTTAATGATAAATGGACCTCTCTGCAGATAACATCTCCACTTATCCACAGCCATCATAATAGCTAGAAACTCTTTTTCGTAAATGGACAATTTCTGATTAACAGGACCCAAAGTTTTGCTATAATAAGCAATAGGGTGACCTTGCTAACTTAAAACAGCACCAAGACCATAAGCACATGCATCAGTCTCCAAAGTAAAAGGAAGCTGAAAATTGGGCAAAGCTAACACTGGAGTGTTACTCATAGCTGTCTTCAACTGATCAAAAGCAAGCTAAGCAGCATCAGTCCAAAGAAAGGCCTTCTTCTTCAACAAGAGTGTCAATGGTCATGCTATGATACTATAACCCTGAACAAATTTTCTGTAATAGCCTGTCAGTCCCAAAAATCCCCTCAATTCAGTAACAGAAGTAGGCACAGGCCAAGCCAGCATTGCTGCTGTCTTCTCAGGATCAGTACTAACTCCTTTGTCAGAAATGATATGTCCTAAGTATTCCAGTTGAGTGCAAGCAAAAGAGCATTTAGACCTCTTAGCAAATAACTGGTGCTGCCTCAAAATAACAAAAACTTGCTGAAGATGATGCAAATGACTATCAAGGTCAGGGCTATAAACTAAGATATCGTCCATAAACACCAACACAAACTTCCTGATAAATAGTGCAAAGACTGAGTTCATAAGGCACTAAAAGGTGGAGGGTGCATTCGTGAGACCAAATGGCATAACCCTAAACTGAAATTGCCCATGATGTGTCTTAAAGGCTGTCTTGGCTTCATCAGTTTCCACCATTCGAATTTGATGATACCCAGCTTTCAAGTCCAGTTTAGAGAAGAATTTAGTACCTGAGAGCTCATCCAATAATTCATCAACAACCGGCATAGGAAACTTACTTTTAATGGTGAGAGCATTTAATCTTCTGTAATCCACACAAAAACGCCAACTACCATCCTTTTTCTTGACAAGTAAAACAGGTGATGTATAGGGACTCATACTAGGTGTAATTAAACCAGCATCAATCATTTCTTTCACCTGTTTCTCAATCTCGTCTTTTTGTAACGGAGAATAGCGATAAGGTCTGCAGTTGACAGGAGTAGCATCAGGTACTAGAGAAATAGCATGATCAAAAACCCTGTGTGGGGGAAGACACTTAGGATCGTGAAAGACATCGTCAAAGTCAGTTAACAATTGTTGCACCGAAGAAGGAATCACATGCTAGACATCATCCTGGGAATGTTCCAACAAAGCAGCAGCCCATATTTCACAACCCTTATGCCATTTCAAAAGTTGTGGCAGAGTGACAGCAGCAATTTCAGAAGGGACTGCAGCATCTTGTACTCCTTGAAGAGAAATCCAAGACCCTTGATACTGAAACTTGAGTGTTTTATTAGCCCAATGACAAGACATTTCCCCCCATTGCTCAAGCCAGTCCATACCCAAGATGGCATCGTGACCCTCCAAAGTGACCACCCTCATGTCATAAGTAAATGTGTGCCCCTGAATCCACCAAGAAAAACTAGGAACCACATACTGACAAGGTAAGCAATCACCATTAGCAACTTTCACCAGAGTAGAAGGAATTGGTTTTAGAGGTAAACCCAGCATATGTGCAAAGTTGTAATCAATAAAGCTGTGAGAGCTGCCAGAATCCACCAAAAGTAACAAGACTTTACTGTGAACCAATGCTCTCAAATGAATAGCAGTAGGAAGGTGAGCTCCTGTAAATGCATTCAGAGAAATATGACagtcctcctcatcatcagatTGTTCTGCAGCAATAACAGCATCCAATATGTCATCAGTGAGCACCTCTTCCAACTTCATAGCTTTGATTTGGCCTCCAACAGCACAACGATGTTCAGGAGTATATTTGTCACCACACTTAAAACAAAGACCCTGAGCACGTCGATAGTCTTTCAACTGCTTAGCCTTCCATAGATCCCCTTTATCTACTCGACCTAGAGTAGTATCAGAACTGACATCACTCTTGTACTGAGGAAGTTTCACAAATTTCCCTTTGAGAGCTTTGGTAGCTCTACTAGCCAAGACAGATTCCTGCATAAGAGCAATAGCAGATGCTTGCTGTACAGTGTCAGGCAATTGAATAACAACAGCAGCTCGAATTTCTTCAGTAAGACCATTCATAAAATGAGTCACTAACATTTTACCCCCCATAGATGGATCAAACACTCTGATCTGATAGACAAGAGAATCAAATTGTTGTTTATACTCAGTCATTGTACCAGTTTGAGTCAGAGTATCTAGTGCAGACATTTTCTCACGTTCCACAACACACTCAAATTCTGTTGCGACTGCCATTCTAAACTGATCCCAAGAGTTAACCTCATTCACTAACTTATAAGAATGATACCATTGAGCCGCATTTCCCGACATATGCAACACAGCAGCAGAGACTTTGAAATTTTGAGTGATTTGGTACATGTCAAAATAAGTCTCACACATATCCAACCAAATCCGCACATCAGAACCATCGAAACGAGGAAAATCCATTTTAGGAAGTGGCTGATGACGCCGATAAATCCCATCACCAAAACCATGACCCAAATCAACCCCATCCAACACAGGAGGAACAAGTGGATTCAACGGCGGAGGAGTCGCGGAACCACTTGCACTAACCTGCGAGATCCCGAAAGGCGAACCCAAAATCCCGGCCTGATCAGAGCAGCTGGCCACCCGCTTCATCGAACGGGCCAACTCAGCACACTCTTGCTGCACCTTGCCGACGGAATCCATGGCGAGATCCACCTTGGTAGTCACCTTCTCGAGACTGCCACTTTGGGAATCCAGCCGCTGATCAATCTCGTGCATCCACTTTGTGATGCCTTCCAACTTCTCCAAGAGTTTGGACTCCATGGAGTCCATAGCTTGCTTCAAAGGGGCTGAAAGTTTTGTGGGCGCCGTGGCGAATCAGGAAGAATCCAACGCACGGCGACGCCCACAACCTGTCTCTGATACCACTGTAACACTACGCCACCGCGAAACTCACCgccgacgagagagagagatatttaGACGAGATCGGAGTTGGGGACGAAGAGAAACAGAGCTGAGGCAGAGGAGAGACAGTTTGGAGAGAGATAGATTCGATTTCTTTTTGCCAGGCTGGCCACAGCCATTCTCTCTCTTGAGTATTTATCTCCTGATTACATGGACCGTTGGCCCAAATGATTTAAGGCACGCAGGCCGCATTCTATTTGATAAAGTCTAGCCCAAAACACACACACTATCATTCACAGTTAAACCTCTTTCTCAGTGTCACCATTGCCGGTCATGACACAAAGCTCATGCATGCACAAAGGAGACGCCCAAATTGCCTTGGCCTCAAATGTTTGCCATTTTCTTTAGAAGAGCACAGCAACCAATACTGAAACGCCAACGCCTAGGTTCAACAAAAGACCCGCAAAGAAGAGCGGTTTCAGATTTTTGAACAAACATGCAGTGGTAGAACAAAATCAAAACGATCCAAGATATAATACGAAACGTAGACCAATAGCTACATCACATACAGAGCCAAACAAGAGCAATATCTTTCAGATTAAACAAAGATCTATGGCACCGCGACCCTAGCTATAGGAAACAAGCCCTAACCTTGCAGAATTCCTGGCTTGATCCATGATGATGCGCAGCTCTCCTGTGTGTGcccaaaaaaacagagagaagcAGAATCTTACTAATCCTCCAACCTCAAGGCCAGCACTAGCAGTGTTTGCACCTTATCAGACCCTATATATTTAACCTCACTACACCATCTATAACCTGAAAATTCAATTTCACATTAATAGCCCATTAGGTCCAAGTAGTGATTTTGCATAGTTACTGAATTATATTTTGCTGCTGAAAGTTTCCTGGGTATTACACATCTTCTTCTCAGCCTGTTCCTGTTTTCTCCTAACTGAGTCATGCATTTTGCACTTTCTGCTATGGTTATAAACTTACAGTGCCACAGTGCTTTACATTATTACCTTTTGCTCTAGGGCAAGAAGTAGTTTCTTTCAGTCCTAAACAGCAAATATCACAAATGCATCAAATTTTGATTGAACAAATGTCACAGAAGTAACAGTAAATTGTTACGACAGACCATCCTAACAAACTATTATTACTAGTGCAAAATGGAGCTGCACATATATCTCAACAATTAAGTTTCAGACCCAACCGTAGCTATtaaagcaaaataaaaaagtGAATTAAAGCTGATGTTATAACCCTCTGGCTCACTTCACATGAACAGAAACACGATGTTGTAACCAAATAGTAGTACTTAGGGTGAAAATACACTGCAAATGGTATAACCATCTACTGAAATAAGAACAAGTATTGCATGCGGGCCCCATTTCATCGAGCACATATAT
Coding sequences:
- the LOC136355642 gene encoding uncharacterized protein; amino-acid sequence: MKNKADKGRSDRVFAVGDAVFLKLQPYAQSSVVNRPYPKLAYKFFGPFTVLERIGVAAYRLDLPASSTVHPVFHVSQLKAQVPDHTPVYTSLPSPVVLDAADVVPEAILERRLVKRGNAAHVQVLLKWSLLPADHATWEDYHVVKTRFPDAPAWGQAKTPAGGTVMTGNGDTEKEV